AAATGGAAACTAAAAACTATCTCGCCGGATATAAAACGGACGACGGTGTTGTGCGCTATACCGCCGGGGTCAATTTCCACCCGTTACCGCTTGTATATGTATATGGAGCATACACTTACACCAAATACAACCACGGTTTTCAAGGCGGGGTGGGTATTAACTTCTAGGATTTCTTATGGATTACAAACAAGAACTCAAAAATTTCTTCGCTGATCGTTGCCTGCTGGACGAACCCATGGCCCGCCACACTACCTATCGGGTAGGCGGCCCGGCCGAAGTATATGTTTACCCCCAAACGCGCGAAGAATGGAGTTTTGTTCTAAAACTGGCCCAAACGGAGAATATCCCTCTGCGCATCATCGGGTTCGGTTCCAATATTTTAGTAAGCGGCAAGGGGTTGGGCGGAATCGTCTGCTCCACCAAGCAAATGAATCGTGTTTTTTGCGAAGGAGAAAACATCAAAGCCGAAGCAGGCGCCGCTTTGGATAAAGTTTGTGAATTAGCCTGCGAAGCGGGTCTGGGCGGCATGGAAAAATTATCGGGCATTCCCGGAAGTGTCGGCGGAGCCGTTTACATGAACGCCGGCGCATTTGGACAAGAAACCTTTGATTGTCTGGAATACTTCGATGTAATTGATTTTGAAGGTCGCCCCGCCACTTTATTAAAAGAAGACCTTAAATATGCCTACCGCAAAGTGGAAGGTATCGAGAACTATATTGTTCTTTCCGCTTCTTTTAAGTTGCAAAAAGGCGATTTTACACAACTGATTGCCGCCCGCAACACCGTGCTTCATAAACGCATAGAAAAGCAACCGCTCGATTTGCCTTCCGCCGGGAGTGTGTTTAAGCGTCCGGTGGGTGATTATGCTTCGCGGCTGATAGATGATACCGGCTTAAGGGGATTATCTATCGGCGGGGCCAAAGTGAGCGAAAAACATGCCGGTTTTATTGTCAATTTCAATCATGCCACGCCTGAAGACATCAAAACTCTCATGGACGAAGTGCGCAAAAAAGTGCAGGAAAAACATGGCATAGAACTGGAACCTGAACAAATTTTATGGGGTGAGTTTAATTAACTCCTCCGTCGAAAAATTTATTTTCTTAAAAATTTGTTTGACGATGTGCCCTGTTTTAAGTTACAATATATGTACGAAAGAATTTGAGAAGTAAATGGAGCCGTGGTGTAGCCTGGTTAACACGCTGCCCTGTCAAGGCAGAGACCGCGAGTTCGAATCTCGTCGGCTCCGTATTTTAGTTTTGAGTTTATAGCATAAATCCCCGTTAGAGTTTGGCTCCGACGGGGATTTTTTTGTGCGCCACTTTCAGCATGTGGTTTTTTGCGTGTTTGTGAAATTTTCGGCAAAAATTCTCTTTTTATGCCGACCGAGGCCGCTAGAAAGAGAGACAAGGCTTCATCATTACACACCTCTTCATACCTATAACTCCTTATCGGTAAAGCTATAATTCATCATTTTGATGTATAATATCAGTACTATGATAAAAAACAAAAAATTTCTATTTTCCCTTCTATTCATTTTATTTGCAGAGACTATTTGGTCTGCCTGTTCTCCCTATGACATACAAGTATGGTGGACTGAATTTTTGACCGCCCTATTCTTAGTCCTTCTTTTTGTATGTACTTATAAAAAATTTCAATTTTCCAATTTAGCCTATTTCTTGATGTTCTTATTTTGTTTTCTGCAAATTATAGGAGCCCATTATACCTTTGAGCGGGTACCTTTTGACTATATAACCCAACTCTTTGGATTTGAGCGTAACCACTACGACCGAGTGGCCCATTTTACCATTGGTCTAAGCGGATTTTTAGTCAGCGAATTTCTGTGGCGCAAAAAAATTATCACGTCCTTTAAGTGGGCAGCCTTCTTTGGCGTTGTGTTTATTATGGCAGTTGCAAACTTTTGGGAACTGGTGGAATGGACATATGCTGAAATTGACGGCGGCTCAGCCGGGCTGGCTTTCTTGGGCTCGCAAGGTGATATTTGGGATGCCCAAA
The window above is part of the Elusimicrobium sp. genome. Proteins encoded here:
- the murB gene encoding UDP-N-acetylmuramate dehydrogenase, with the translated sequence MDYKQELKNFFADRCLLDEPMARHTTYRVGGPAEVYVYPQTREEWSFVLKLAQTENIPLRIIGFGSNILVSGKGLGGIVCSTKQMNRVFCEGENIKAEAGAALDKVCELACEAGLGGMEKLSGIPGSVGGAVYMNAGAFGQETFDCLEYFDVIDFEGRPATLLKEDLKYAYRKVEGIENYIVLSASFKLQKGDFTQLIAARNTVLHKRIEKQPLDLPSAGSVFKRPVGDYASRLIDDTGLRGLSIGGAKVSEKHAGFIVNFNHATPEDIKTLMDEVRKKVQEKHGIELEPEQILWGEFN
- a CDS encoding DUF2238 domain-containing protein, which codes for MIKNKKFLFSLLFILFAETIWSACSPYDIQVWWTEFLTALFLVLLFVCTYKKFQFSNLAYFLMFLFCFLQIIGAHYTFERVPFDYITQLFGFERNHYDRVAHFTIGLSGFLVSEFLWRKKIITSFKWAAFFGVVFIMAVANFWELVEWTYAEIDGGSAGLAFLGSQGDIWDAQKDMLMDTLGSIVSCVLFCFYFNWGKSKK